In Thunnus thynnus chromosome 13, fThuThy2.1, whole genome shotgun sequence, the following proteins share a genomic window:
- the LOC137195381 gene encoding moesin, translating into MPKTISVRVTTMDAELEFAIQPNTTGKQLFDQVVKTIGLREVWYFGLQYQDTKGFSTWLKLNKKVTAQDVRKESPLLFKFRAKFFPEDVSEELIQDATQRLFFLQVKEGILNDDIYCPPETAVLLASYAVQAKYADYNKEVHAPGYLSSEPLLPQRVLDQHKLSKDQWEERIQVWHEEHKGMMREESMMEYLKIAQDLEMYGVNYFSIKNKKGTELWLGVDALGLNIYEQNDKMTPKIGFPWSEIRNISFNDKKFVIKPIDKKAPDFVFYAPRLRINKRILALCMGNHELYMRRRKPDTIEVQQMKAQAREEKNHKKMERALLENEKRKREVAEKEKEKIEKEKEELMERLKQIEEQTKKAQQELEEQTQRALELEQERKRSQDEAERLETELKEAEDARVTLLQQSENQMKNQEHLATELADLTSKISLLEDAKKKKEDEAVQWQQKATMVQEDLEKTKEELKNKVMAAHVQEPAENEHDENDESSAEASAEFTAAATYKDRSEEERMTEAEKNERLQKHLLALSSELANARDETKKTVNDIIHAENMKAGRDKYKTLRQIRSGNTKQRIDEFECM; encoded by the exons ATTAGTGTAAGAGTCACCACAATGGATGCTGAACTGGAGTTTGCCATTCAGCCTAATACAACAGGAAAGCAACTCTTTGACCAG GTTGTTAAGACCATTGGACTGCGGGAGGTTTGGTACTTTGGACTCCAGTACCAGGATACAAAGGGTTTCTCTACATGGCTCAAGCTCAACAAGAAG gtGACGGCCCAGGATGTGAGGAAGGAAAGCCCGCTGCTGTTTAAGTTCCGTGCCAAATTCTTCCCCGAGGATGTGTCAGAGGAGTTAATCCAGGATGCCACGCAGCGGCTGTTCTTCCTGCAGGTGAAGGAGGGAATCTTAAATGACGACATCTACTGCCCTCCAGAGACCGCAGTCCTCCTGGCCTCCTATGCAGTGCAAGCCAAGTATGCTGACTACAACAAGGAAGTCCACGCACCAGGCTACCTGTCCAGTGAACCACTGCTCCCTCAGAG AGTTCTGGACCAGCACAAACTCAGCAAGGACCAGTGGGAGGAGAGGATTCAAGTGTGGCACGAAGAGCACAAGGGCATGATGAG agaggaATCCATGATGGAGTATCTGAAGATTGCTCAAGATCTCGAGATGTATGGAGTCAACTACTTCAGCATCAAAAATAAGAAAGGAACAGAACTTTGGTTGGGTGTGGATGCTTTGGGACTCAACATTTATGAACAGAATGATAA AATGACGCCCAAAATTGGATTTCCTTGGAGTGAAATCAGGAACATTTCCTTCAATGACAAGAAGTTTGTCATTAAACCAATTGACAAGAAAGCACCT gaCTTTGTATTCTATGCTCCGAGACTGCGCATCAACAAGCGCATTCTGGCACTATGCATGGGCAACCATGAGCTGTATATGCGCCGCCGCAAACCTGACACCATTGAAGTGCAGCAGATGAAGGCTCAGGCTCGGGAGGAGAAGAATCACAAGAAGATGGAGAG GGCTCTGCTGGagaatgaaaagaggaaaagagaagttgcagaaaaggaaaaggaaaagattgaaaaggaaaaggaggaatTGATGGAGCGATTAAAGCAGATTGAGGAGCAGACAAAGAAAGCCCAACAAG AGTTGGAGGAGCAAACGCAGCGGGCTCtggagctggagcaggagaggaaGCGATCTCAGGATGAGGCTGAACGTCTGGAGactgagctgaaagaggctgaGGATGCCAGGGTGACACTGCTGCAACAGTCAGAGAACCAGATGAAGAACCAAGAGCACCTG GCCACAGAGTTGGCTGATCTGACTTCGAAGATTTCCCTCCTGGAAGAtgccaagaagaagaaggaagatgagGCAGTGCAGTGGCAACAGAAG GCCACCATGGTGCAGGAGGACCTGGAGAAGACCAAAGAAGAGCTTAAAAACAAAGTCATGGCAGCTCATGTTCAGGAGCCCGCGGAGAATGAGCATGACGAGAACGACGAGAGCAGCGCCGAAGCCAGCGCCGAGTTCACGGCCGCCGCCACATACAAGGACCGCAGCGAAGAGGAGCGCATGACCGAGGCTGAGAAGAACGAACGTTTGCAGAAACATCTACTC GCTTTAAGCTCAGAGTTGGCCAACGCTCGGGATGAGACCAAGAAGACAGTGAATGACATCATCCACGCAGAGAACATGAAAGCAGGACGAGACAAGTACAAGACCCTCAGACAGATCCGGTCAGGAAACACCAAACAGCGCATCGATGAGTTCGAATGTATGTGA